One stretch of Gadus macrocephalus chromosome 12, ASM3116895v1 DNA includes these proteins:
- the lamp3 gene encoding lysosome-associated membrane glycoprotein 3 yields the protein MEILPFCRGLFLLVASISLVGPSLLVDQHTSGHAGRYQPALQPSQSVPDTGTYLLESTSGKLCLKATMGLGYTVIIKKKSWYYNVDPSMLLVSGHCGTNAVTLSLTLPNNSASLQLTYSLVDSVSYVSKLSVHISPQPACDGCSSGTYPGELSNISLFQAPPGESYQCSSQILLVMTEELQVRLVPLQIQAFKVPDGGYGQEVMCPADYNSAVVPTILWATAFGLLLIAVLTYLLVKDRRGTGYQRL from the exons ATGGAGATTCTTCCTTTCTGTAGAGGACTTTTCCTTCTCGTAGCCTCTATTTCTCTGG tcGGTCCCAGTCTGCTCGTGGACCAGCACACCAGTGGACACGCAGGCCGCTACCAGCCTGCCCTGCAGCCATCCCAGTCTGTACCGGACACAG gaaCCTACCTCTTGGAAAGCACAAGCGGTAAACTCTGTTTAAAAGCCACGATGGGCTTGGGTTACACTGTGATCATCAAGAAG AAGAGCTGGTACTACAACGTGGACCCCTCCATGTTGCTGGTTTCTGGGCACTGTGGCACCAATGCAGTgaccctctcactcacactccctAACAACTCTGCCAGCCTCCAGCTGACCTACTCTCTG GTGGACAGTGTCTCTTATGTCTCCAAACTGTCAGTGCACATCTCCCCTCAGCCAGCCTGCGATGGATGTAGCA GTGGGACGTACCCCGGGGAGCTGAGCAACATTAGTCTGTTCCAGGCCCCCCCCGGGGAGAGCTACCAGTGCTCCTCTCAGATCCTGCTCGTGATGACGGAGGAGCTGCAGGTCAGGCTGGTCCCCCTCCAGATCCAGGCCTTCAAGGTCCCTGATGGCGGGTACGGCCAAG AGGTGATGTGCCCGGCGGACTACAACAGTGCCGTGGTTCCCACGATCCTCTGGGCCACGGCCTTCGGCCTGCTGCTGATCGCCGTGCTCACCTACCTCCTCGTCAAGGACCGACGTGGGACCGGCTACCAGCGGCTGTAA
- the mccc1 gene encoding LOW QUALITY PROTEIN: methylcrotonoyl-CoA carboxylase subunit alpha, mitochondrial (The sequence of the model RefSeq protein was modified relative to this genomic sequence to represent the inferred CDS: deleted 1 base in 1 codon) — protein MAALILKFPNLLGLRVFPQNLSWTRGGVRFVSGGVRRIEKVLIANRGEIACRVMRTAKRMGVRSVAVYSEADKHSMHVAMADEAYHIGPAASQQSYLSMEKVLEVAKRSGAHAVHPGYGFLSENTEFAEACKQEGIIFIGPPSSAIRDMGIKSTSKYIMAAAGVPIIGGYHGEDQSDERLQAEAVQIGYPVMIKAVRGGGGKGMRIARTDADFLEQLESARREARKSFNDDVMLVEKFVEDPRHVEVQVFGDQHGNVVYLFERDCSVQRRHQKIIEEAPGPGISAEVRRKLGEAAVKAAKAVDYVGAGTVEFIMDAQHNFYFMEMNTRLQVEHPVSEMITGTDLVEWQLRVAAGERLPLLQDDIVLSGHSFEARIYAEDPDNDFMPGAGPLLHLSTPPEEAETRIETGVREGDEVSAHYDPMIAKLVVWGRDRSSALKKLRYCLRQYNIVGLHTNIDFLLSLSAHPEFEAGNVTTSFIPQHYAQLFPAAPPPAGATLCQAALGLLLRERSLTQEFTRSSADPCSPFGSSSGRRFNILYNRNMTLQVGDKKVDVTVTYNKEGSYTMQIGEEVYHVTGEVESEGGVSFLHCSVNGVESRPKLVIVDNTVHLFSMEGSAAVSVPVPKYLAAVSGSGAQGGAVAPMTGTIEKVMVKVGDQVSAGDPLMVMNAMKMEHTIRAPKAGVIKKVFFKEGSQASRHAPLVEMEEEEEEEEAAASQ, from the exons ATGGCTGCACTCATTCTCAAGTTCCCTAACCTGCTGGGTTTGAGAGTATTCCCACA AAACCTGTCATGGACCAGGGGTGGTGTGAGGTTTGTTTCAGGAG GGGTGCGGAGGATAGAGAAGGTTCTGATCGCCAACCGGGGGGAGATTGCCTGCCGTGTGATGCGGACAGCCAAGAGGATGGGCGTGCGCTCTGTGGCCGTGTACAGCGAGGCAGACAAGCACTCCATGCACGTCGCCATG GCTGACGAGGCGTACCACATCGGGCCCGCGGCCTCACAACAGAGCTACCTGAGTATGGAGAAGGTTCTGGAGGTGGCCAAGAGGTCAGGGGCACAC gctgtcCACCCTGGTTATGGCTTCCTGTCGGAGAACACAGAGTTTGCGGAAGCATGCAAACAGGAAGGCATCATCTTCATTGGACCTCCTTCCTCTGCCATCAGAGACATGGGGATCAAGAG CACGTCAAAATACATAATGGCCGCAGCTGGGGTGCCAATCATCGGAGGGTACCATGGGGAGGACCAATCAGATGAGAGACTCCAAGCCGAGGCGGTCCAGATTGGCTACCCTGTGATGATCAAGGCGgtccgtggaggaggaggcaag GGGATGCGTATCGCTCGGACGGACGCAGACTTCCTGGAGCAGTTGGAGTCGGCGAGAAGAGAGGCCAGGAAGTCCTTCAACGACGACGTCATGCTGGTGGAGAAGTTTGTGGAGGACCCCAG ACACGTGGAGGTGCAAGTGTTCGGCGACCAGCACGGGAACGTGGTGTACCTGTTCGAGAGGGACTGCAGCGTCCAGAGGAGACACCAGAAGATCATCGAGGAGGCACCAGGG cccggTATCAGCGCTGAGGTTCGGAGAAAGCTTGGAGAAGCAGCCGTTAAAGCCGCCAAGGCTGTCGACTACGTAGGAGCAG GTACGGTGGAGTTTATCATGGACGCCCAGCATAACTTCTACTTCATGGAGATGAACACCCGACTGCAGGTGGAGCACCCGGTCTCAGAGATGATCACCGGGACGGACCTGGTGGAGTGGCAgctgagg gtggcagcgGGGGAGcgcctgcctctcctccaggatgACATCGTCCTCAGCGGCCACTCCTTCGAGGCCCGCATCTACGCAGAGGACCCCGACAACGACTTCatgccgggggcggggcctctgctGCACCTCTCCACGCCCCCGGAGGAGGCGGAGACTCGCATCGAGACGGGCGTCAGAGAAG GAGACGAGGTGTCGGCCCACTATGATCCGATGATAGCCAAGCTGGTGGTGTGGGGCCGAGATCGATCGTCCGCACTGAAGAAGCTGCGATACTGCCTACGACAGTACAAT ATCGTGGGTCTCCACACCAACATCGACTTCCTGCTGAGCCTGTCGGCCCACCCGGAGTTCGAGGCGGGCAACGTGACGACCAGCTTCATCCCGCAGCACTACGCCCAGCTgttccccgccgcc cccccccccgccggggCCACCCTCTGCCAGGCCGCCCTGGGCCTGCTGCTCCGGGAGAGGAGCCTCACGCAGGAGTTCACACGGAGCTCTGCCG ACCCCTGCTCTCCCTTCGGCTCCAGCAGTGGCCGGAGGTTCAACATTCTGTACAACAGGAACATGACTCTACAAGTGGGAGACAAAA AGGTGGACGTCACGGTCACCTACAACAAAGAGGGGAGCTACACCATGCAG ATTGGTGAGGAGGTGTACCATGTGACCGGGGAGGTGGAGTCAGAGGGCGGAGTTTCGTTCCTCCACTGCTCTGTCAACGGGGTGGAGTCGCGTCCCAAACTGGTCATCGTGGACAACACGGTCCACCTGTTCTCCATG GAGGGGAGTGCGGCCGTGTCGGTCCCCGTACCGAAGTACCTGGCGGCGGTCAGCGGCTCCGGGGCCCAGGGCGGCGCCGTGGCCCCCATGACCGGAACCATAGAGAAG gtgatGGTGAAGGTGGGAGACCAGGTGTCAGCTGGGGACCCCCTCATGGTGATGAACGCTATGAAGATGGAG CACACCATCCGGGCCCCCAAGGCGGGCGTCATCAAGAAGGTGTTCTTCAAGGAGGGCTCCCAGGCCAGCCGCCACGCCCCAttggtggagatggaggaggaggaggaggaggaagaggccgcCGCCAGCCAGTGA